The nucleotide window TAGTCGAGTGGGAATGATGGGTTAGCCTGAATGCTCAGGCATTGACAGGCAACTCAACAACACTAAGCCCCTGATTTGAGGGGCTTTTTTTTATGCCGAGTTCGCAAAAGCTCGCAACATCAAGCAGCTCAAAGCACGACAGTTTTATGGCATTCAAGATGTTTCCGTCAAACTGTGGGAAGACCCTTCATTCTTCAAATCATCCCAAGCTTGCGGTTATAACTATGTGGCAATTTATCGGCCACTGGCAGGGAAAGGCTCGCTCAGCAATTAATATTTAGAGAAAACACTCTATCTCAGCAAACTACGCTGCCTACTGAACAGGGTCCGATGCCCAACCCGTAGGGCGTTACAAAGACGTCACATTTTTACAACCAATCGAGAATTTCCCCTCGCCTTTTCATCTGCTCTAGAAATTAGGGGTAGGATATCTCCACCTGGAGGCACTTTGTACTTTACAGTGCAAACGTCCCATTGCAGTCCATAGTGATATATAGCATTATACATAATCTTAGCTTTGCGAGGTGAGGCTCTAGAGGCGTTCATGGAATAACAAAAATTTAAATGCACCGCTTCCCACAGGCGCCATTTCTGGAACTGATTCGACCATTTTCTAGTCATGCTCGTCGACATCAAAATCGAGTTCAGATCTCGTACTAGGCGGCTGGACTGGCGCTTGCTCTGCGGCAGCCTTGATTAAATCAGACGCAAGGCCGAGCTTGAGCCCGTCAATGAGCACTAACGAACTGGTGATAAGCAGGTATGTAACGATGAGAGCCTTTTCAGTTGTGCCTGCCTTGATCGGTATCGCTTCTGGCAGGATCAAGAGCAAAATGCCAGCAAGGCTGAAGCAAAGGTAAACACCATAGCTCAGATAAATGATAGGTTTGCGATACCACGGCCACCGGTAGCGCTGCTCTTTCCATCTCAGGTATGGCCAAGTTACATTGACATCGACCAATTGTCGCACTCGACTATACCGTGCAATCATCTGCTCAGAATCCTTCAATTTTAATAATACAGCTCGTTGCGCATGAGACAAGTGCCGCTGCCCTACCAACGCGGCATATGCCAATTCTTCCGAATATCGATTTATTGATGGGTCCTGAATACGCTCGCATATTTTGAAAGCAAATTCCGACTCGGCTCGCTTAAGGGTGCTTCGATGGTGCTTGGCTTCTATCCAAGCCTTCAATGCGGCAGGGAGCGATATCAAAAGTGGGAATACGGTAATGCCCAGTCCTAATAATTGTTTCAAGGTAACGGTTAATATTAAGCTCATATCCGGCTCTTCTGGAATAAATAAAGTTCTTAACTCGTTGGTGTGCAATACCGCGATCACTGTCTCTACAGTTGAATGCAGGTCGATGTATTATGCACTAACGTGCGCGCGAAGAAACTCTCAGATATGCACACAGCGCCTAAAGTTCCTTTTTACTAGTAGCGCGCCGCGAGTGGCTCGGCGACAAATCGTTTCATTCGACCTGTGGTATGGCTGTTCCTCAACAATAAGCGGCCGGATGGCGTGACTTCCAGTTTCAAGTTGCTATTTCAGCTTATTGGGATCTGTCAAGAACATGCCCGTCAGTGCAGTGTGGCTTCAAGCAAACAGCTCGCGGCACTAAAATTGATGGGCTGTAGCCGTTCGCGCTGCGACTGAGCGTCTCCAGACAGTCCTTACCGCGCACTTTTCGAACCGGAACGATCTGGTGACTATGATCTCCGCCCCCTGGCGAACGGGAAGCGACATGGGCAATTGGCTGAAAATCAACGCAAGCATTCGGCGGCCAGCTACTGCCGTTAGGTACTGCGCCGCGCCTGCGAGACTGTAACCGAACCAGCTATCCCGGCGGCAGTGGTCGACGGCATCATTGCTTCTGGCGGCCCTGCTGGCATGGGTCGTGGACAATAAGCACCTCGACCATCTGCCGGCGTACCGAGTCGCATAGATCGGTGCGCGTCAAAGTATGGCTTCGCTAGCTCGACGCTGGCTCACTGGATCGACCGTACCGCACTGCAGTGCAGTGCAACGCTAGCCGAACGGCTCGTCGAATTGCTCCTTCGACGCGCTTGCCTTCATGCCGAGGTAACATCGATCCGAACTCGAGCCAGGCAATGGCGTAGCCGAACATGCGTCCCTCACTCTGGAAGGCTCTTGATATCAACAAGGAAACAATACTTACTTTGTGTCATTTTTCGCCTATACTGCCGGGTTTGCGATCCGCGTCGCACCGCCCTCACCAGCAAGGTTTCCCGTGATTTCTTCTTCCCGCACGACACTGTCGAACGGCCTCCTGTTCTGCATTGCCCTAGCAGCAGGTGCTTCCGCAAGCGCCGCGCCGCGCCTCGTGTGCCAGTTGGCGCAAGGGGGCACCGCAACACGTATCGAAGTGGCGCCGACGTCCGATCCCTACACGGTCGCGACGCGGCAAATCAATCATTTCCGCTTCAAGGCGGTCGTGGTGGGCGATGCCGGCGGCGTCGAGTATGTGAAGCTCTACACGTATTACGAAACCGCGCGCGGTGGAGCGGAGGAGGGTGGGGACAAGCTGCGCCTGGTCCACCAGGCCAAGTATGTCGCGCCAGCGCTCCAGCACGACAACGGCCCCGGCTTGACGGGCACCGTGTACGTGTACGAGCCCCGCCTGGGCCGCGAGTTCAGCTACGACTGCGCCCTGCGCGAGGTGGCGGCATGAAGCGCCACACCTTCGCCGCGCAGGCGCTCGGTCTTGGCCATGTGCGCAACCTCGCCGCCTGTGCCGCATTCGTGCTGCCGGCGGGGTTTGCCGCCGCCCAGGACGACGCCGGCGAGCCGGTTACCCTGGCGATCGTCGGCGACGTGATGCTGGCCGATGGCCCCGGCAAGTCGATCGCGCGTGGCCGCGATCCGCTGGCGCCGTTTGGCAAGATCCTCGCCGAGGCGGATATCCGCGTGGCGAATTTGGAGTGCGTGATCGCCGCCCGTGGCATAGCGGAAGACAAGCCGTTTACGTTCCTGGCCCACCCGCGCACGATGGCCGTGGTGAAGCGCCATTTCGATGCGGTCAGCGTGGCCAACAATCACAGCGGCGACTTCGGTGCGGCGGCGTTTGCCGAAATGCTCGATCGCCTGGGCAAGGCCAAGGTTGGCGCGTTCGGTGGCGGTCGCGACCTGGCGGAGGCGCACGCGCCGCTGATCGTGGAACGGAAGGGCTTGCGGATCGCCCTGCTGGGCTACAACGAATTCTTCCCGCGCAGTTTCGAGGCCGATGCCGACAAGCCGGGCATCGCCTGGAGCGAGGATGAACAGGTGCGCCGCGATATCATCCAGGCGCGCGAAGTGCATGGTGCCGACGTGGTGATTCCCTTCATGCACTGGGGGATCGAGCACGAACCGCTGGCCGACGCGCGCCAGCGCGCGCTGGCCCGGCTGATGATCGATGCCGGCGCCGATGCGGTGATCGGCGGCCATCCGCATGTCACGCAGGACGTGGAAAGCTATCGCGGCAAGCCGATCGTCTACAGCCTCGGCAACTTTGTTTTCGACAGCTTTACGGACGTGGACAACAACACCGGCTGGCTGCTGCGCCTCGAGCTGGACCGGCATGGCGTGCGCAGCTGGAATACCGTCATCGCTCGCATGGATGGCCAGGGTACGCCGCATCCGCGGCCCGACCTGCCGGCGCAATGCTGGGATCGCGAGACGGCCGAAGCGCGGGCGTGCATGGCCCAGGTGCCAAGGTAGCGCGGCCGTCCATACTGGCGGCGGACTGGCGAGCGGCTCCGGGCAGTGAATCCGGTGCGCATCGAGAAAAGGCCCGCGATGCGGCGAGCTGAACCATCATCGGTGGCAATGATGGGAAGATAGCGGTGACAGTGACGTAACAGGCGGGCCGGTCAGTATTTCCGGCGCAGCGCGACCCCAATCTAGCGATCGTAGCGGCGCGTGTCGGGCGGATAGATGGAAGCCGTGTTCCAGCAATCCCGTTCGATGCCGCGGCTGTCAGCTTCTGGGCCTGGGTTACCGTCAACGTCCTCTCGAGCGGCGGGTCGGCTGGCGAGCCGTGATGAGAATCCAGAGCGCAAAGCCGGAGCGACTCAGCAGTCATGGTAATCCCGATTCGGCATGTCGACCGGACGTAATGGGGAACGCCATGCTATCGAAGCTGGCCATTATGCGGCTCCGCCCGGGTCACATACTCGACGATCCGGTCAACACAATCCTGCGTCATGGCGTGGATCCGGGCGCCGTAGTGGTAGCGACCCTCGGTGCCTATGGCGCGCCGGTAGACGATGACAATCTCGACCTTGTCGTGGATGTCACTGTCGGGAAAGCGAAAGTCCAGCACAAAGTGGCCTTCTTCCGGCAGTACTTCAGATGTGACGAATCCAACCCCCATGCGCGCAATATCGATCAGCTGGGCACGCCAGACGTGCGGGCTCGCGTTGTCGCTGAGCGAGGCTTCTACTTTTAGCAACCGGCGCACGTGTGCGCGGCGCTGGTCCGAGATCGGTTCCGGCAAGGGATAGTTTTCAGTGATTAATCGGTACGTGGAGAATATCCCAGCCGGGACCGAAAGATAAGACTGGCAGCGCGTTTGTGCGGGCACAGTGCTCCTCAACGGCCGAAGGCGCCACGTGACAGCATGAGTCCCGGGCGGGGGCGCCGTGGTCGAGGTGCTGGCGTGTCCGGTGGTCACCTGCAAGGTGTTCCGCTGCACGCCCGGGACATGACGGAAGCTCGGGATAGTCGAGTGGAATGATGGGGAAGGCTGGATGCCCAGGCAGCCGAAGTCACGCTTGCCGCTTGATGACCAGATAGCGTGCCACCGATTGCCCGTGATTTGAAAAGACATGGAGCTGATCGGCGGTGAACCGCGCAAGGTCGCCCGGGTGGAGACTGGATTGGATTGGCCCGGCCTGCAGGGTCAGGACGCCTTCGAGCATCAGCACCTGCTCTTCATGCAGGTCGCTGGGCAACCCTCCGAACTCGACAACGGCGCCCACGGGAAGCTCGATCGCGACGATCTCCACCTCCGCATCGCCGCCGGAAACCAGGCGCCGCATGTATTGCGTCTGCGGATCCTTCCATACGTCCTGGTCATGTACCCGGCGAACCGATGGCGCCGCTAATCCTCGTTCACTCATCAGCGACGTCAAGGTGAGGTTCATGGCGCCGGTGAGCCGGGCGAGCAGCACTGCCGTGGGACTGGTCTGGTTACGTTCAATTTTCGAAATCATCGCCCGGCTCACGGTCGACTCGGCGGCCAGGCGCTCAAGCGTCCATCCCCGAGCCAGGCGCTCTTCGCGCAGGCGTTTGGCGATAACGCCATCCAGGTCACTCGACATTTTTCCACCATAGTGGATTCTACTATAGTAGAATCGTTTTACTTAATATGCCAACGGTCTGCCGACCACTGCTCCATTTGCCATGAACATTTCCTTCGAATCGCCCCGACAGGCGGAAATTGTAACCCTCATCACCTTGCTCGACGAATATCAAGTGCCGCTGTATCCGGCCGAAAGCCATCACGGCATCGACATGGAGGCACTATGCCAGCCCAATG belongs to Pseudoduganella albidiflava and includes:
- a CDS encoding CapA family protein is translated as MKRHTFAAQALGLGHVRNLAACAAFVLPAGFAAAQDDAGEPVTLAIVGDVMLADGPGKSIARGRDPLAPFGKILAEADIRVANLECVIAARGIAEDKPFTFLAHPRTMAVVKRHFDAVSVANNHSGDFGAAAFAEMLDRLGKAKVGAFGGGRDLAEAHAPLIVERKGLRIALLGYNEFFPRSFEADADKPGIAWSEDEQVRRDIIQAREVHGADVVIPFMHWGIEHEPLADARQRALARLMIDAGADAVIGGHPHVTQDVESYRGKPIVYSLGNFVFDSFTDVDNNTGWLLRLELDRHGVRSWNTVIARMDGQGTPHPRPDLPAQCWDRETAEARACMAQVPR
- a CDS encoding PilZ domain-containing protein, coding for MPEPISDQRRAHVRRLLKVEASLSDNASPHVWRAQLIDIARMGVGFVTSEVLPEEGHFVLDFRFPDSDIHDKVEIVIVYRRAIGTEGRYHYGARIHAMTQDCVDRIVEYVTRAEPHNGQLR
- a CDS encoding helix-turn-helix domain-containing protein, producing MSSDLDGVIAKRLREERLARGWTLERLAAESTVSRAMISKIERNQTSPTAVLLARLTGAMNLTLTSLMSERGLAAPSVRRVHDQDVWKDPQTQYMRRLVSGGDAEVEIVAIELPVGAVVEFGGLPSDLHEEQVLMLEGVLTLQAGPIQSSLHPGDLARFTADQLHVFSNHGQSVARYLVIKRQA